Below is a window of Calditrichota bacterium DNA.
CGCGAGAAGCAGCGGAACTCGCAATGGCGCTTACTATCTCACTGACTGCAGCGGATCCGAATCGGGTGCATTGGATCGATGTTCCACCGGAATCAAGGGACCCGGTGCGGATCAAATCGGCGCCGCTTGATGTGGCACCGATGCTGGCTCAGAATATCTTTGAGCGCCTGCAGAGTGTCATCTTCACATCCGCGACTCTATCGACTTCGAATGGCCCGGATGCATTTACTCACCTGTCCCGGCGGCTCGGTCTCGACCGGCTGCCTTCGGAGAGACTATTATCGGCGCAGTTTGGATCACCCTTCGACTTCGATAAGAACTGCCTAATCCTCTACCCGACCTTTGTTCCGTCTCCGCAGGATGATCGCGAAGGACATACTGATCTGGTCTCCAGCTTGCTCGCCGAAACCGCCATTGCGACGCATCGGGCTATTCTTGCGCTCTTCACATCCTACCGAGCGATGCGCGACGTTGAGCGGCGTCTCAAGCGGGAGCTGCTCGGCACCGAGATTGAACTTCTTGTCCAGTGGGGACGCGCCGACCGCGACCGGCTCTTACAACGATTTCGTAAGACGCGGGGAGGGATATTGCTCGGAACCGATTCGCTTTGGGAGGGGGTTGATCTGCCGGGTGAAGCGCTGGAAATGGTGATTGTAGCCAAGTTGCCGTTCGATGTGCCGGCGGATCCGGTGGTCGCAGCGAGGATCGATCAGATTCGCAGCGAAGGGCGGTCGCCCTTTCAAGAGTATCAGTTGCCGATGGCGATCCTGCGCACCCGACAGGGCGTCGGGCGGCTCATCCGCAGCAGCACCGACCGGGGAGTTGTCCTCTTCCTCGATCCACGGATCACAACCAAGGAATATGGCCGCAGGATTCGCAGTGCATTGCCGGGTCGGTCGGCGATGCCGCAGAACAGAGAGGAACTCATCTCCATTGTAAGCGAGTTCTTCGATTCCAGCAAAGATCGAAAAGGCGGGGACTGATGTTGATGCTTCGCTCGATGTTATCGTCATTGTTGGCCGTAGTGCTAATGGCATGTTCTCAAAAGATTCCGCTGGGAGAAGAATTCCTTACGAGCCTTGCAGACACGTTGGACGGAGCCGATGAACGTCTGGCCTTTCTGACCGACGGCGCTGGTGGATGGTACTTCGACAAGGTCAATCGATCGAGTGATGTCGCAGCACAGGGATGGCACTGGTTGGATCTGCATCTGCTATTAGGTTGGCAGATTGAGACCATTGACATGGTCAGGCTGGATGATGACTTGAAGCAGGCTATCGTCCATCCACTCTGGATTGAAAGACACTATGGATCGGGTTTAGTGGAGCGAGTAGAAGCACTTTATGGAGAAGCAGGACTAATCGTCACCCTGACCCTTCCCCGCCGGGATCGAGTCGTTATTAGGGACATTCCAGCACCTGCCATTGTCGTTGAAGCCCGACAATCGGAGCCGGGCTCGACACGATCGGCATCACATCCGGAATACCGACTTTGGCGCACGCCGGGGGACGACCTGTTGACAGGTCGGACGATTCGGTTCGCATACATTGCAGCCGGCGATTCCATAACCGGTCGGGAAAGGGGTCGAAGACTTCTGGATGGATTAGAGACCCTCTTCCTGCATCGGGATTCACTTTATTCAGCAGCGATGGAGCGGTTTGCCTTTAGGTGCGATGACAGGCGCATTGAACGCGCTGTCGGATGGGCGCAAACGAGTCTGCTAAAGAGTGTCGTCTATTATGATGGAAAGACCTATTTGCTTGCAGGGATGCCCCATTCGCCGTCTATGGAGAGTCGATTTGCGCTAATGTCATTGCCCGGCTTGGCATTGGTGAAAGGGAGCAGAAAATCGTGCGATGACATCATGCGAAGCATGCTGATGGTGTCTGATTCGACCACAGGCTTTCCCGACGGGGATGCACTTCCCGGACAAAGGAACAATTTACCTGCTCTGATCGGGCTATGGGCTTTGGAGCAAGAACGGTTGTCGCGTGACTATAGCGTGAGCGATACGACATTAGCCAGTAGATTGACCCTTGCAATGGCGCAGATTCTAGCCAGTCAACTTGATACGGCTGCTGTCCGATATGGACTATTCACTGGGGATTCGCCTTACTTCGATGTAGTCAAAGGTGACTCCATCTTCCAGGTCGATGTTCAGGCACTTTATGGGATTGCGCGGCGACACCTTTTGCGCTATGACCGATCGGGAACGCTGCCTGAAGCGTCATTGAGCGGCGTTCCGCGGTGGGAGTCTCCCGACATTCCACCGGTGGCTTTTGGGAGTGATGATCGGCAGTATATCATTCCGCTCACAATTGAAGCCGGCTTTGCGGCTTTCTGGCAATTGCCTCAGTCGAGGTCACTTCCGGCACTCACTTTCAACTCGATTCCGCCGCGCCGCAAAGGCGGTTTGACAACCTACAGGCTGACGCCGACCGGGATGCCAACACCGGCAATGGCTTACGCACTCGGCTGGCTCTATCCCGATCACCAGCGGCACAACCGGAATTTGCTTGAATATCTGGAGGGTGCCCAGATCATCGGGAACTATGGGATGAGAGTACCAAGTAGGGAGAGGGCTGAAATGGAGGCTGTCGAGTGGCATATCGATGAACTCTACGATCCCCCAACCGGAGATATGGTCTGGACTTCAGGCCGTTTAGCAGACATCTATAGACTTGATGGGCAAACGGACGCTATGATCGAGTTGTTCGATCGTCTATCAGGTGCGGTTTTGAGTGGACTGATCGGTGGACTGCCAACAATAGTTTATGACGAATCGGTCAAGCAATCTACGGGGGGATTTACCGATGACCAGTTCACTCTCGCCAATGCCGAATACTTGAGGTTGTTCATAGACGACATATGGGGGCTGCGCGCATCCGAGGGGCGACAGTTGACGTTTTCGCCCCGGTTACCCGAAGCATGGGGTAATGTGGCCTTGACCTTTTCGCTTAAAGGCTGCACCTTTTACCTTGAGCGACCAGCCGACGAGCATTGGCGCGTGACACTGTTGAGGGCGACCGAGCCGATTCCATTTAGTGTGGAGTTGATTATCGAAGACGGCAAGAGGGCGATCGGATCGCGACAATTGAACAACGGCGAGCGATATGCGATCGTCCCCTTCACGCGAGACAACGAGCACTGGAACCTCGACTTCAAGGAACCGGGAGGATTAGGCGAATGAGCCCCAAGCGAGAAGAGCAGATTGCTATAGGCATCGATTTGGGCGGAACCCGTCTGAAAGGCGGGATTATAACAAGATCCGGCAAAGTCGTTCGAGAGGTGATGGCTCCCAGCCGAGTGCAGGTTGGATATGAAACTGTCCTGGACGATCTGGTGGCCTTGACTGAAAACTTGCGAGAGATTGCCAAGGCAGAGTTAGAGAGACTGATACTGGCTCCTGCTATCGGATTGGGTGTTGCCGGACTTATGGAACAGAGTCGTAAGCGGGTAATTGCAGCGCCTAACTGCCCGGCTATTGTGGGACAATCTTTGGCATCAGACCTTGGGCGTCGCTTGAGCGCTCATGTGGTAATGGATAATGACGCCAATGTCGTCGCTATTGCCGAGGGTTTGTGCGGCGCAGCCAGAGGTTGCCAACACTACGTGGCAATCACCATCGGCACCGGTATCGGCGGCGCTATTGTGGTAGATGGACGCCTCCTGCGAGGCACCGACGGCGGCGGCGGTGAAATTGGGCACATTCCCATCTCGCGATACGGCCCGAAGTGTGGCTGCGGCTCACGCGGCTGCCTCGAGAGTTATATCGGACGCGCCAGCCTTGATCGCTATATTGAGAAGCACTATCCGGAATTCGCATGCAAAAGTTTGGTCGAGTTGGCACATCTGGCCAAGGGGCGGAATATCAAGGCTCGAGATTTCTATGCTTATATCGGCGAAACGTTGGGTGTTGCGCTGACAGGACTCGTCAATCTATTCAATCCGCAATGCATCGTCATCGGTGGTGGAGTTTCGGCAGCCGGGGAGTTGCTTTTGGGTCCGGCGCGTCGAGAGGTCGAGAGGCGTGCTTTTGCAACCTACCTGTCTTCGTTGAAAATCAGAGGAGCCAAACTTGGCAACTGGGCCGGGGTCGTGGGTGCGGCGATGATGGCTCTTGATGAGGGACCATAAAAGGATTGAGGCGAATTTTGATAAGTAGCGTAGAGCGAACAGGGCAGGCGTAACGCCTGCCCTGTTCGCATTCCTCGCCGGTTACCCGGATTTCTCAATCCACTACATACACCACTACTCCACGACCTCATAGTCGGCTTTAACCTCTTCCCCACCTGACTTGGCACCGGTCGAAGTCTTGCCGTCGCTGCTTGAAGCCTCTGCCCCCGGTGCCTCCTTCGAGACGCGCTCATACATCTTCGACGAAACCTCCTGCCAAATCTTGTCGAGGTCTTCTGATGCCGACCGAATGGGTTCTATGGCATCCGATTTAAGGGTCTCCTTCAAGCGGTCAACCGCGGCTTGAAGGCGCAGTTTCGACTCGGGATCGATCTTCTCGCCCAGTTCTTCGATCTGCTTCTCGGTCTGCCAGACCTGCTGGTCGGCACGATTGCGCAGATCGACCTGCTCGCGACGCTTCTTGTCTTCATCGGCATGCGACTTGGCATCAGACTTCATCCGCTCAATCTCCTCTGACGAGAGACCGGATGAAGCTTGGATCTTGATATTCTGCTCGCGACTGGTCGCCTTGTCTTTGGCAGTAACCGAGAGGATTCCGTTGGCGTCGATGTCAAAGGCGACGGCAATCTGGGGAATGCCGCGCGGAGCCGGCGGAATGCCGGTCAACTGGAATCTCCCGATCGTCTTGTTATCGATCGCCATCGAGCGCTCGCCCTGTAGAACATGGACATCGACCGTAGTCTGACTATCGGAAGCCGTGGAGAAGACTTCCTCGCGCCGAGTCGGAATAGTCGTATTGGCCGGGATGAGAACGGTCATCACGCCTCCAAGGGTTTCTATGCCAAGTGAGAGCGGCGTTACATCGAGCAGAACGATATCGGAGACATCACCGCCCAGCACTCCGCCTTGAATGGCAGCACCGACAGCGACGACTTCGTCCGGATTGACCGACCGGTTCGGCTCTTTGCCGAAGAATTGGCGGACGGCTTCGATCACCGCAGGCACCCGCGTCGAACCGCCAACGAGGATCACCTCGTCGATATCGGAAGACTTTAACTTTGCATCTTTCAGGGCATGACGGCAGGGCGTAATCGAGCGCTCGATCAGGTCGGCGACCAACTTCTCGAACTGCGTCCGGGTGATTGTCATGTCAAGGTGCTTCGGGCCGTCGGCAGTAGCGGTGATGAACGGGAGATTGACCTGCGTCTGATTCGCGGACGAGAGTTCAATCTTGGCTTTCTCGCAGGCTTCCTTTAGACGCTGAAGAGCCATCGGATCCTTGCGGAGATCGACACCTTCGGCCTTCCTGAACTCATCGGCAACATAGTCGATCAGCCGCTGATCGAAGTCGTCGCCGCCGAGGTGCGTATCGCCGTTGGTCGAGCGAACCTCAAAGACACCTTCACCTATTTCGAGGATTGAGATGTCGAACGTCCCGCCTCCAAGGTCATAGACGGCAATGGTCTCGTCTCTCTTCTTATCAAGGCCATATGCAAGGGCAGCAGCGGTCGGCTCGTTGATGATCCGTTCGACTTTTAGACCGGCAATTTCACCGGCATCTTTGGTAGCCTGACGTTGCGCATCGTTGAAGTAAGCCGGGACGGTGATCACTGCGCGAGTCACCTTTTCGCCGAGATAATCCTCCGCAGACTGCTTCATCTTCTGCAGAATCATTGCCGAAATCTCGGGTGGCGGATAGACTTGATCGTCGATCTTGACCCGTGCCAGATTGCCGTCGCCCTTGACGACCGCGTAAGGGACGATGCTCCGCTCGTGATCGACTTCATCGTGAGCGCGGCCCATGAAGCGCTTGATTGAGTAGATCGTCCGCTTGGGGTTGGTCACGGCTTGACGCTTGGCGGGACCGCCGACGAGCCTTTCGCCGTTCTTGGCAAAAGCGACGATGGAGGGCGTCGTTCGCCCGCCTTCGCTATTGGGGATGACGACCGGTTGGCCGCCCTCCATAACCGCGACACAGGAGTTGGTGGTGCCGAGGTCGATTCCGATGATCTTATTGGTCATCTTGAGTTAGACTGAATGCGTCGTGTAGTTAAAGATGTTGTTTATTTGTTCCAGGCATCGAGTCGCGGCTCTCAACGCCAGGTGTAGCAGTCGTAAATCAACTGCTGGGCAGTCGTAACAAACTCCGGGGTTCGGGCGTCGAAGAGAAGTTCCGCTACGGCTTCCGGTTTCAGAATGCAGGCGTGATCTTCGAAGCGGAGTCCCTTCAAATAGGTCAGGTGCATGAACTCCAGCACCTGATCGACGTCATCGACGGCCGTCGTGAGGTAACTTGAGAGAACATCGTTGACCCTCTTTGCCACGCCGTCGATCTTGAAGCAATAGGCGATGTTGAGCGTGTAGAGCAGTTTGACGATTTGGGATTCGCTGATGTTCCATTCGCGCTCGTAAGCGAAGTCTATCAGCATATCGACCATATCGTCGCCGAGCATACCACTGTCGCCGCGAGCCAGCAGCGTCTCCCAAAGGTGCCGGACGATCGGCTCGCGGAACTTCCAGGGAATCCAGGCGACCCGCTTGCGCTCCAGGAGGATGCGGTAACTCTTTACCGACTCTTCGATTGTCAAGTAGTTTAGACCCTGGCCAAGTTGAGGCTTTGGCTTCGCTTCGGCGCTCGGCACATCGAGGCTGAAGTCGCCTATTCCCGACTCAGGTTTGACAATAAGCACCAGTTTGCGCTTGTAGCCTTCTTCAACAAACTCCTTGAAGGAATTGAAACCGAGGGTAATCAGGTCGAAACTGGGCATCAACTGGCGCATTACGGTGTTGACGTGCCCGCCGATAGCCGGTCCGCCACGTCGTTTGACGGCAATGATAGCGTCGGCGAGGGTTTGAAAGGCCTTTCCGCGCTCCTTCTCGAGCAGGGTGGCGACATCCTCCTCAACAGGTGCAACAGCAGTTCCGGGAGCGGCGGGTTGCTCGGCAATCTTCTGGGGCAGCAGTTTTAAGGTGTCATAGGCAATGTAAACGTCGCATATCTGCTGCAAAACTGAACTTGCGGCTTCATCGATGCAGATGCAGATTACCTCCTTACCCTGACGGCGAAGCGCCTGCACTAACGGAACGAAATCGCGATCTCCTGAAGCCAGAACAATCGCCTGGGCTGAAATCGACGATCGACAATGCTCAAGAACATCGACGGTCAACTGCATATCGGCGGTGTTCTTGCCGCGCTGGTCAGAATGGAGTTGGGACATCTCGATGCCGAACGAGTTGAACTCCCGGATGTAGTCGCGACAGGGGAGATAGCCCCAATCGCCATACGCCCGGGAGAGCATCAAGACACCTTGCTCGCGCACCCTCCGGATGATGCTTTCGAGATTTAGCCGCTCAAGTTTGTTTTCAAGCGGTCGGATCAGGTTTTCGGCATCAATGAAGAGCGCCACCCTCTTTTCATGGTTTTCGGCGGGCATCTAACCTCCTTGGTTCTATGGATGGTCGTCACCCGCCATGGCTCATCAGAACGGCTTCATCGCCGCGATTTCGGCAGAGATGAAGAGGTCTTCAAGCCGGCTGCCGGGGCTCCACTCCTTGATGAGGTCCCGACTCGAGTCTTTGGGGGTGACACTAATTGATACGAAGCCGCGGTCTCTAAGTCCGCTTTCCCATTGCGATCGCGGCAGGGCACCGGCGGCGCAACTCGACCACAGGTTAGTGTCGCTGCGGACTTCCTCAGGCACATCGCCGGTCGCTACGACATCGGCGATGGCGATTCGGCCGCCGGGCTTAAGGACGCGGAACATCTCCGCCATTACGACACCCTTGTCGGGTGTCAAGTTGATGACGCAGTTGGAAATGATCACATCGACGGCGTTCGACTCGACGGGGAGATGTTCGATTTCGCCGAGCCGGAACTCGACATTGCCGTAGTTGCCGCGATCGGCGTTTTGACGCGCCTTGGCGATCATTTCGGGGGTCATATCGACACCGATGACCCGCCCCCTTGAACCAACCTTTCGTGCTGCCAGGAAGCAATCGAATCCGGCACCACTGCCAAGGTCAAGAACAACCTCACCCTCGGACAAACCGGCAATCGCCGTCGGATTGCCGCAGCCGAGTCCAAGGTTAGACTCCTCGGGAACAACTTCGATTTCGGCTGTCGAATAGCCCATCAGTCCGGCCTGACGGTCGGCCGTCGCGTCGTCACAGCATGAGGTCCCGCAGCCGCAGGAGGTCTGCTTTCCGGTGGCGATACGGGCATAATGACGGCGCACTTCGCTCTGAATGTCTGCGTTGGGTAGCATGGTCCTTGACCAATAAGTGGATAATGACTTATTGCAAGGACGATGCCAGTTCCTTCAAGCACGAATCGAGCAATGGTAGTTTCCACCGTCTGCCATAATGGCCGATAGTGTCAGACAAGCCGATCATTCTGGCAGACAAATGGACTTTCTACCGGATTAGGATCGACTGGCTACACCAATCCCTACTGGTGACCAGCGGGCGGTTAGACCGAGCGAGATGGCGCCGTTCTTCTGATAGAGTAATGCCAAACCGGGCGAAAAGGCTCTCCAGTGCAGGACGCCCGGGAAAATGTTCAACCGGGCGAGATAGGCTCGCGGGCCTCCGAAGATGAGCGACGCCAGTAGCGATCCGTTGCGGTCGTAGAAAAGACCTCCAGCCCAGACTAACTTCGTCGTCAGTTTGCGTGAGCCGTTGAGCGAATCGACATCGACCAGGCGGGATGCGATAAGGCCGAGGGCTGCCGAGAGGTCGTCCGCTTCATTCAGGCGCTTGGATAGCCCTCCCATCCCCTCGATGCCGGAAAAATAGAAGAGCCGCCAGGACTCCAGTCCTGGAAGAGCGACCTTGTAGGAGAACTTTTGACCGCTGTTCCGAAGCGAGTTGTCCTGCGGAAGGTAAAAGGGTTGAAATGACCAGTCGCGCAGACCCATTCGGTCGGCGAAGAAGCCGGGAACTCCAGGTATGCTGAAAAGAACGACACCGAGGGGATCGAAGATCAATAGGTCGGCTATGGGATCGGTATTGGGGCCCTTAAAGTCGCCATTCTCGACGGCCTCATTGAGAAGACGCTGCCCGGCAACGGTGAGCACCGCCAGGGTTCGCGGGTAATTCCAGTGATGCGCTTCATACCATTCGGCAAGCATCACGTAAGTCATCCCTCCACCGATCAGGTGGAGTTTATAGTTAGGCACATATTGGGCGTCGTCAGTGTGGAAGCTGAGCGGTATGACCTCGTTGGTCCAAAAGCGTCTCCAACCATAGGCG
It encodes the following:
- a CDS encoding ROK family protein; its protein translation is MSPKREEQIAIGIDLGGTRLKGGIITRSGKVVREVMAPSRVQVGYETVLDDLVALTENLREIAKAELERLILAPAIGLGVAGLMEQSRKRVIAAPNCPAIVGQSLASDLGRRLSAHVVMDNDANVVAIAEGLCGAARGCQHYVAITIGTGIGGAIVVDGRLLRGTDGGGGEIGHIPISRYGPKCGCGSRGCLESYIGRASLDRYIEKHYPEFACKSLVELAHLAKGRNIKARDFYAYIGETLGVALTGLVNLFNPQCIVIGGGVSAAGELLLGPARREVERRAFATYLSSLKIRGAKLGNWAGVVGAAMMALDEGP
- the dnaK gene encoding molecular chaperone DnaK, which gives rise to MTNKIIGIDLGTTNSCVAVMEGGQPVVIPNSEGGRTTPSIVAFAKNGERLVGGPAKRQAVTNPKRTIYSIKRFMGRAHDEVDHERSIVPYAVVKGDGNLARVKIDDQVYPPPEISAMILQKMKQSAEDYLGEKVTRAVITVPAYFNDAQRQATKDAGEIAGLKVERIINEPTAAALAYGLDKKRDETIAVYDLGGGTFDISILEIGEGVFEVRSTNGDTHLGGDDFDQRLIDYVADEFRKAEGVDLRKDPMALQRLKEACEKAKIELSSANQTQVNLPFITATADGPKHLDMTITRTQFEKLVADLIERSITPCRHALKDAKLKSSDIDEVILVGGSTRVPAVIEAVRQFFGKEPNRSVNPDEVVAVGAAIQGGVLGGDVSDIVLLDVTPLSLGIETLGGVMTVLIPANTTIPTRREEVFSTASDSQTTVDVHVLQGERSMAIDNKTIGRFQLTGIPPAPRGIPQIAVAFDIDANGILSVTAKDKATSREQNIKIQASSGLSSEEIERMKSDAKSHADEDKKRREQVDLRNRADQQVWQTEKQIEELGEKIDPESKLRLQAAVDRLKETLKSDAIEPIRSASEDLDKIWQEVSSKMYERVSKEAPGAEASSSDGKTSTGAKSGGEEVKADYEVVE
- a CDS encoding NYN domain-containing protein, which translates into the protein MPAENHEKRVALFIDAENLIRPLENKLERLNLESIIRRVREQGVLMLSRAYGDWGYLPCRDYIREFNSFGIEMSQLHSDQRGKNTADMQLTVDVLEHCRSSISAQAIVLASGDRDFVPLVQALRRQGKEVICICIDEAASSVLQQICDVYIAYDTLKLLPQKIAEQPAAPGTAVAPVEEDVATLLEKERGKAFQTLADAIIAVKRRGGPAIGGHVNTVMRQLMPSFDLITLGFNSFKEFVEEGYKRKLVLIVKPESGIGDFSLDVPSAEAKPKPQLGQGLNYLTIEESVKSYRILLERKRVAWIPWKFREPIVRHLWETLLARGDSGMLGDDMVDMLIDFAYEREWNISESQIVKLLYTLNIAYCFKIDGVAKRVNDVLSSYLTTAVDDVDQVLEFMHLTYLKGLRFEDHACILKPEAVAELLFDARTPEFVTTAQQLIYDCYTWR
- the arsM gene encoding arsenite methyltransferase, which codes for MLPNADIQSEVRRHYARIATGKQTSCGCGTSCCDDATADRQAGLMGYSTAEIEVVPEESNLGLGCGNPTAIAGLSEGEVVLDLGSGAGFDCFLAARKVGSRGRVIGVDMTPEMIAKARQNADRGNYGNVEFRLGEIEHLPVESNAVDVIISNCVINLTPDKGVVMAEMFRVLKPGGRIAIADVVATGDVPEEVRSDTNLWSSCAAGALPRSQWESGLRDRGFVSISVTPKDSSRDLIKEWSPGSRLEDLFISAEIAAMKPF